A section of the Candidatus Cetobacterium colombiensis genome encodes:
- a CDS encoding replication initiation protein, whose protein sequence is MGKIGFNKKLNRLPIYFEKEIFVNAFGWLLKEFNKWNKGLEIKERVITIKKREIWEASTTRPYTKEEFSEFIRGLTVSKRYEIDKEKGYGISGSIFVTQEIDNETLKIEIPSLFIPFLFYKHDIHIIDKAKKKEPLTVKELDYWDNELKHKKQEILLLEDAELKGISGKYAKRLYMLLKQFESTGYFIMEIQQFRDVLEVPVAYTLGTLNRDIILKAKAELEKKKIYKFPEEVKGKGRRKIEKIEIYFSIFEEESTKKKKFELTLEEEMEAREILQKQGIGYELLNEQKKKSPSIYVKTLKSVLKK, encoded by the coding sequence ATGGGGAAAATTGGATTCAATAAAAAGCTAAATAGATTACCAATATATTTTGAAAAAGAGATTTTTGTAAATGCTTTTGGATGGTTACTAAAAGAGTTTAACAAATGGAATAAAGGGCTAGAGATAAAAGAGAGAGTTATCACAATAAAGAAGCGTGAAATATGGGAAGCTTCTACAACTAGACCCTATACTAAAGAGGAATTTAGCGAGTTTATTCGTGGGCTAACAGTTTCAAAGCGTTATGAGATTGATAAAGAAAAAGGTTATGGAATATCTGGAAGTATATTTGTAACTCAAGAGATTGATAACGAAACTTTAAAAATAGAGATTCCCTCGTTGTTTATTCCATTTCTTTTCTATAAACATGATATTCATATAATAGACAAAGCTAAGAAAAAAGAGCCACTAACTGTAAAAGAGTTAGACTATTGGGACAATGAATTAAAACATAAAAAGCAAGAGATACTGTTACTAGAAGATGCAGAGCTAAAAGGCATAAGTGGAAAATATGCTAAAAGATTATATATGTTATTGAAACAGTTTGAAAGCACAGGTTATTTTATAATGGAAATACAGCAATTTAGAGATGTACTAGAAGTTCCAGTAGCATATACATTAGGTACTCTTAATAGAGATATTATTTTAAAAGCTAAAGCTGAACTAGAAAAGAAAAAGATATACAAATTTCCTGAAGAAGTGAAAGGAAAAGGGCGTAGAAAGATTGAGAAAATAGAGATTTATTTTTCTATTTTTGAAGAGGAATCTACTAAAAAGAAAAAATTTGAATTAACTTTAGAAGAGGAAATGGAAGCGAGAGAGATTCTTCAAAAACAAGGAATTGGTTATGAACTTCTTAATGAGCAAAAAAAGAAATCTCCAAGCATTTATGTAAAAACTTTGAAATCAGTATTGAAGAAATAG
- a CDS encoding Fic family protein encodes MIEKNIFENINQKKLKLDELRPVSKETVKSLRESILLEWTYNSNAIEGNTLTLLETKVVLEGITIGGKSLREHLEVVNHREAILYLEDVIKNEEPFSEWQIKNIHHLVLKGINDKYAGNYRDQQVMISGAEHIPPAPFLLKEKMNEFIEWYNTEAQDLHPVERAAMVHIIFVGIHPFIDGNGRTSRLLLNLELMKNGYPPIVIKNSNRLEYYSALDKAHTTGDNFDFISLVIKECNDMLDRYISLCNNNI; translated from the coding sequence ATGATTGAAAAAAATATTTTTGAAAATATCAATCAAAAAAAATTAAAACTAGATGAGTTGAGACCAGTATCCAAAGAAACAGTTAAAAGTTTGAGAGAAAGTATTTTATTAGAATGGACATACAACTCAAACGCTATTGAAGGGAATACTTTGACTTTACTTGAAACTAAAGTAGTTTTAGAGGGAATAACAATTGGTGGGAAAAGTTTAAGAGAACATTTAGAAGTTGTAAACCATAGAGAAGCAATACTATACTTGGAAGATGTTATAAAAAATGAAGAACCTTTTAGTGAATGGCAAATAAAAAATATACATCATTTAGTTTTAAAAGGAATTAATGATAAATATGCTGGAAATTACAGAGATCAACAAGTTATGATTTCTGGTGCAGAGCATATTCCACCAGCCCCATTTTTATTAAAAGAAAAAATGAACGAATTTATAGAATGGTATAATACTGAAGCTCAAGACTTACACCCAGTAGAAAGGGCTGCAATGGTTCATATAATATTTGTAGGAATACATCCGTTTATAGATGGAAATGGAAGAACCTCTAGATTACTCTTAAATTTAGAATTAATGAAAAATGGTTATCCTCCAATAGTTATAAAAAATTCAAATAGATTAGAATATTATTCGGCTTTAGATAAAGCTCATACAACAGGAGATAACTTTGACTTTATTTCTTTAGTTATAAAAGAGTGTAATGATATGTTGGATCGTTATATTTCTCTTTGCAACAATAATATCTAA
- a CDS encoding GNAT family N-acetyltransferase, with translation MIICKKFNELTVEELYEILKLRSEIFVVGQKSIYNDVDGKDITSIHVMLKEDGKIKAYLRVLQPGVSYEDASLGRVLVAVEARKRGFAKLIVQAGINYILENFETKGITIGAQEYLQKFYSEMGFKAISEVYLINEIPHLDMKYY, from the coding sequence ATGATTATATGTAAAAAATTTAATGAATTAACAGTTGAAGAGCTTTATGAAATTTTAAAGTTAAGATCTGAAATTTTTGTAGTAGGACAAAAATCTATTTATAATGATGTTGATGGTAAGGATATAACTTCTATTCATGTTATGTTAAAAGAAGATGGAAAAATAAAAGCTTATCTTAGAGTTTTACAACCTGGAGTTTCTTATGAGGATGCATCTTTAGGAAGAGTTTTAGTAGCTGTAGAAGCTAGAAAGCGTGGATTTGCTAAACTTATTGTTCAAGCGGGGATAAACTATATTCTTGAAAATTTTGAAACTAAAGGTATTACAATTGGAGCTCAAGAGTATCTTCAAAAATTTTATAGTGAAATGGGATTTAAAGCTATTTCAGAAGTTTATTTAATTAATGAAATTCCTCATTTAGACATGAAATATTATTAA
- a CDS encoding recombinase family protein, producing the protein MKYYYARVSSESQNLDRQVEYFKELGANPRTIFQEKRSGKNFENREVWNELLTEWIKEGDTIVVKNLDRIGRNAKEVRECLIDLAQKGVTVESLDQAYLNDFLRENLIDKEADSLAEAMLNVMLDTMLQVDLLRAEWERKELRKRQLEGIERALAKGVKFGRTKNDEFRQKFNEVYPLTRDKDNPNYLPVKDAIKAIGCSKAMFYKLIDEKGQK; encoded by the coding sequence ATGAAATATTATTATGCTAGAGTGTCTTCTGAGTCTCAAAACTTAGATAGACAGGTGGAATACTTTAAAGAACTAGGAGCCAATCCGAGAACAATTTTTCAGGAAAAGAGATCTGGAAAAAACTTTGAAAATAGAGAAGTGTGGAATGAGCTTTTAACAGAGTGGATAAAAGAGGGCGATACTATTGTTGTTAAAAATTTAGATAGAATTGGACGTAATGCCAAAGAGGTCCGTGAGTGTCTGATAGATTTAGCTCAAAAAGGAGTTACAGTTGAATCTTTAGATCAAGCCTACCTAAATGACTTTTTAAGAGAGAACCTAATTGATAAAGAAGCTGATTCTCTTGCTGAAGCAATGTTAAATGTAATGTTAGATACTATGTTGCAAGTGGATCTTTTGAGAGCTGAATGGGAGCGTAAAGAGTTGCGAAAGCGTCAGTTAGAGGGAATTGAAAGAGCACTAGCTAAAGGGGTTAAGTTTGGAAGAACCAAAAATGACGAATTTAGACAAAAATTTAATGAAGTATATCCTCTCACTAGAGATAAAGATAACCCAAATTATCTTCCAGTTAAAGATGCCATTAAGGCAATTGGATGTTCAAAAGCCATGTTTTACAAGTTAATAGATGAAAAAGGTCAAAAATAG
- a CDS encoding type II toxin-antitoxin system antitoxin SocA domain-containing protein, with translation MKIIKEQKITYNVKGTPVTFLEKIKEIRKKFGVTQTIFAKVLGLGDKTIARYENGSLQDMAQNNLIKAVSERPIYFLELLRDCKKLKEELNYVYSYLLVFEYKIFDESPQAWAHGPVFKSVYDKYSSYGYRCIDIPSEDVSLHEKELENFVLKIAEGYGKFSAKDLEHLTHKEKPWIDSRKRANVKEGEFCTEKILDSDIKTYFKNLLEI, from the coding sequence ATGAAAATAATAAAAGAACAAAAAATAACTTATAATGTTAAAGGAACTCCTGTAACTTTTTTAGAAAAAATAAAAGAAATTAGAAAAAAATTTGGGGTTACCCAAACTATTTTTGCTAAAGTATTGGGATTAGGAGATAAAACTATAGCTAGATATGAAAATGGTTCTCTTCAAGATATGGCTCAAAATAATCTAATTAAAGCAGTATCAGAAAGACCTATCTATTTTTTAGAACTACTTAGAGATTGTAAAAAACTTAAGGAAGAATTAAATTATGTATATAGTTATTTATTGGTATTTGAATATAAAATTTTTGATGAAAGTCCTCAAGCTTGGGCTCATGGACCAGTTTTTAAAAGTGTTTATGATAAATACTCTTCTTATGGATATAGATGCATCGATATTCCTAGTGAAGATGTATCTTTACATGAAAAAGAATTAGAAAATTTTGTTTTAAAAATAGCTGAAGGATATGGAAAGTTTAGTGCCAAAGATTTAGAGCACCTTACTCATAAAGAGAAACCTTGGATTGATTCAAGAAAGCGTGCTAATGTAAAAGAGGGAGAGTTTTGTACAGAGAAAATACTAGATTCTGATATTAAAACTTATTTTAAAAATTTATTAGAAATTTGA
- the blaOXA gene encoding class D beta-lactamase codes for MKKRVFYILNIFLILSLQLLALNFTENKKIEEIFEKNKLEGTFVLYDLQNDSFTGYNKKRAEVQFYPASTFKIYNSLIGLNTGVVKNVDDIFYKYNGEKVFLKSWAQDSNLRYAIKVSQVPAYQLLARKIGTEKMQEEINKLNFGNKKIGEEVDQFWLRGPLKISAVEQCELLTKLAKNELPYTKDIQKQVQEITVLEKTEEWTMHGKTGWATSNIEIPVGWFVGWVEKDGKVYSFAINLDMKEGKDLPKREEMAKESLKALNII; via the coding sequence ATGAAAAAAAGAGTATTTTATATTTTAAATATTTTTCTAATTTTATCACTTCAGTTACTAGCTTTAAATTTTACTGAAAATAAAAAAATTGAAGAGATATTTGAAAAAAATAAGTTAGAAGGAACTTTTGTACTTTATGACCTACAAAATGATAGTTTCACTGGTTATAACAAAAAAAGAGCAGAAGTACAATTTTATCCAGCCTCTACTTTTAAAATTTATAATTCTCTCATTGGATTAAATACTGGAGTAGTTAAGAATGTAGATGATATTTTTTATAAATATAACGGTGAGAAAGTATTTTTAAAAAGTTGGGCTCAAGATTCAAATTTAAGATATGCTATTAAAGTTTCACAAGTTCCTGCTTATCAATTATTAGCTAGAAAAATTGGAACAGAAAAAATGCAAGAAGAAATCAATAAATTAAATTTTGGAAATAAAAAAATTGGAGAAGAAGTTGATCAATTTTGGTTAAGAGGACCTCTAAAAATTAGTGCAGTAGAGCAATGTGAGTTATTAACTAAATTAGCCAAAAATGAATTACCATACACTAAAGATATTCAAAAACAAGTTCAAGAAATAACAGTTTTAGAAAAGACTGAAGAATGGACTATGCACGGAAAGACTGGATGGGCAACTTCAAATATAGAAATTCCAGTTGGATGGTTTGTTGGTTGGGTAGAAAAAGATGGCAAGGTATACAGCTTTGCTATAAACTTAGATATGAAAGAAGGCAAAGATTTGCCTAAGCGTGAAGAAATGGCAAAAGAATCTTTAAAAGCTTTAAATATTATATAG
- a CDS encoding HepT-like ribonuclease domain-containing protein: MYKKRELENYLVDIKEKIAKIKSKSKDKKLQDFIDDEDLEIIVEHSLMIIGEAISKIPQEVLLKYYDNSSYWRQIKDMRNLLIHQYWGVSIEMVFYVATKKIEELESYIDKIIIGENIQ; the protein is encoded by the coding sequence ATGTATAAAAAAAGAGAACTTGAAAACTATTTAGTAGATATTAAGGAGAAGATAGCTAAAATAAAATCTAAGAGCAAGGATAAAAAATTACAAGATTTTATAGATGATGAAGATTTAGAAATTATTGTTGAACATAGTTTAATGATTATAGGTGAAGCTATTTCTAAAATTCCACAAGAAGTTCTGTTAAAATATTATGATAACAGTAGCTATTGGCGACAAATCAAAGATATGAGAAATCTATTAATTCATCAGTATTGGGGAGTTAGTATTGAGATGGTTTTTTATGTTGCTACTAAGAAAATTGAAGAATTAGAAAGTTATATTGATAAAATTATTATTGGAGAAAATATTCAATAA
- a CDS encoding nucleotidyltransferase family protein → MLNKIEILNLLKENKTQIEALGATKIGLFGSYAKDLATDDSDVDILIELASDGDIYGNYCNIKYFLEDLFQKKIDLLTTSHFRKNYKTEIGKKHSELIQKEIAESIIYV, encoded by the coding sequence ATGTTAAATAAAATTGAGATATTAAATCTTTTAAAAGAAAATAAAACACAAATAGAAGCTTTAGGAGCAACAAAAATAGGACTTTTTGGAAGTTATGCAAAAGACTTAGCAACTGATGATAGTGATGTAGATATACTAATTGAATTAGCTTCAGATGGAGATATTTATGGTAATTATTGCAATATAAAATATTTTTTAGAAGATTTATTTCAAAAGAAGATAGATCTCCTTACGACTAGTCACTTTAGAAAAAATTATAAAACTGAAATTGGTAAAAAGCATAGTGAATTGATTCAAAAAGAAATAGCGGAGAGTATTATCTATGTATAA
- a CDS encoding carbohydrate ABC transporter permease has translation MKTNKKFKTIWFYIFNTLISLIFIAPLIWMVASSFKEETKIFEHLNSYKALLPLNFTLDNYKMVFQRIPMTKYIFNSVFYVSLISFFGAIVNSICGYGLAKLKFKGSSFILIIIIALTIVPFESIMLPLYLIVNKMKLINSMYALIIPFIGNCFSIYMFRQFFLDFPDALLEAAYIDGADKFTTFLKVVVPNSIPVFTTVFILDFVSHWGDFLWPILVTTNDNIKNVQLGIQSFFTMAPVYYGQIMAALVVTTLPMILIFLFFQKYYIKGIASTGLKG, from the coding sequence ATGAAAACAAACAAGAAATTCAAAACTATATGGTTTTATATTTTTAATACATTAATTTCTTTAATTTTTATAGCTCCTTTAATTTGGATGGTTGCTTCTTCATTTAAAGAAGAAACCAAAATATTTGAACATTTAAATTCGTATAAAGCATTGCTCCCTTTAAATTTTACATTGGATAATTATAAGATGGTATTTCAAAGAATACCAATGACTAAATATATATTTAATAGTGTTTTTTATGTTAGTTTAATAAGTTTTTTCGGAGCAATTGTAAATTCAATTTGTGGATATGGACTTGCTAAACTTAAGTTTAAAGGTAGTTCATTTATTTTAATTATAATAATTGCATTAACGATAGTTCCATTTGAAAGTATTATGCTACCTTTATATTTAATTGTAAATAAAATGAAATTAATAAACAGTATGTATGCACTTATAATTCCTTTTATAGGAAATTGTTTTAGCATTTATATGTTTAGGCAATTTTTTTTAGATTTTCCTGATGCTTTATTAGAAGCAGCTTATATAGATGGTGCAGATAAATTTACAACATTTTTGAAGGTTGTAGTTCCTAATTCTATTCCTGTTTTTACAACTGTTTTCATTCTAGATTTTGTAAGTCATTGGGGAGATTTTTTATGGCCTATATTGGTTACAACAAATGATAATATAAAAAATGTTCAATTAGGAATTCAATCATTTTTTACAATGGCTCCAGTTTATTATGGACAGATAATGGCTGCACTTGTAGTGACTACACTTCCAATGATTTTAATATTTTTATTTTTCCAAAAATATTATATAAAAGGTATTGCAAGTACAGGATTAAAAGGATAA
- a CDS encoding carbohydrate ABC transporter permease, which yields MEQILEFKNNFLGKVLVANKKVGFKEVGFLFCLPSLVLISIFLILPAFMALYYSFTDFYLLRPNEISFVGLKNYILVFKDATFWKAFFNTLYFSLTVVPLQCTLAFLLALLVKKSVKGIGIFRMAYFSPVVTSMTVIAILWIFLYNPNYGLINVLFEKIGLPKLLFLKSSKQAMPSIIFMSAWQAAGYQMMIFLAGLQSIPDYLYEAAQIDGAKKFQQFIHITIPSMYNVIVFVIMITTVQAFKLFTQPYIMTQGGPEDSTKTLVYYIYQEGFQFRNVGYSSTIAIIFFLLVVMISISLKKLLKQD from the coding sequence ATGGAACAAATTTTAGAATTCAAAAATAATTTTTTAGGAAAAGTTTTAGTTGCTAATAAAAAGGTTGGTTTTAAAGAAGTTGGATTTTTATTTTGTTTGCCTTCTTTAGTTTTAATATCTATTTTCTTAATTCTTCCAGCTTTTATGGCACTTTACTATAGTTTTACAGATTTTTATTTATTAAGACCCAATGAAATATCTTTTGTAGGATTAAAAAATTATATTTTAGTATTTAAAGATGCTACATTTTGGAAGGCGTTTTTTAATACCTTATACTTTAGTTTAACTGTTGTTCCACTTCAGTGTACATTAGCTTTTTTATTGGCATTATTGGTAAAAAAAAGTGTTAAAGGAATAGGTATTTTTAGAATGGCATATTTTAGTCCAGTAGTTACTTCGATGACTGTAATTGCAATATTATGGATCTTTTTATATAATCCAAACTATGGATTAATAAATGTTTTATTTGAAAAAATAGGATTACCAAAACTTTTATTTTTAAAAAGTTCTAAACAAGCGATGCCATCTATAATTTTTATGTCGGCTTGGCAAGCAGCAGGATATCAGATGATGATTTTTTTAGCTGGATTACAAAGTATACCAGATTATTTATATGAAGCGGCTCAAATAGATGGAGCTAAAAAATTTCAACAATTTATTCATATAACTATTCCTAGTATGTATAATGTTATAGTTTTCGTAATAATGATAACAACAGTTCAAGCTTTTAAACTATTTACACAACCTTATATTATGACTCAAGGTGGTCCTGAAGATAGTACTAAAACTTTAGTTTATTACATATACCAAGAAGGGTTTCAATTTAGGAATGTTGGCTATTCTTCAACAATAGCTATAATTTTTTTCTTGTTAGTGGTTATGATATCAATAAGTTTAAAAAAATTATTAAAACAAGATTAG
- a CDS encoding ABC transporter substrate-binding protein yields the protein MSLKKSLLLGSLLILSLGACSKEEEKSSNSKEVEVSFWRPQADALEDGWYVQKVQEFNELNKGKVKVNMEVISRGNSFAYEDKVNTNAISNTLPDILSLDGPNVANYAHSNIIVPLNDNFKSEELEDFLPSIISQGTYKDKLYALGLSESSVVLFYNKSIMKDLGIDLESKVTPENPLTIEEVYDISKKAKENLGVYGINWINDKGEWMTYCFGQFWLSNGTNIVSPDGFKSEGYINSEEGIKAAKYIQSFVNDGLFNIDPLPTEFQLGKSAFMLGGTWNIKGFKDYKDLDWGITYFPTLGKNTSPSGSWALSISKDSKNQEQAAEFIKFITNKENSLSLAKTISMPASRKSALESIEEYENTQLKVIKNQLKNTAIPRPVTPAYTIVTAKFAQALNDIMIGADVENSLNKAAKDIDLNISKTLKK from the coding sequence ATGTCATTAAAAAAAAGTCTATTACTTGGGTCTTTATTAATACTTTCTTTAGGAGCATGTTCTAAAGAAGAAGAAAAAAGTTCTAATTCAAAAGAAGTTGAAGTAAGTTTTTGGAGACCTCAAGCTGATGCATTAGAAGATGGATGGTATGTACAAAAAGTTCAGGAGTTTAATGAATTGAATAAGGGAAAAGTTAAAGTAAATATGGAGGTTATCTCAAGAGGAAATTCATTTGCATATGAAGATAAAGTAAATACTAATGCGATATCAAATACCTTACCAGATATATTAAGTTTAGATGGTCCTAATGTTGCTAACTATGCTCATTCAAATATAATAGTTCCTTTAAATGACAACTTCAAAAGTGAAGAATTAGAAGATTTTTTACCATCTATTATATCTCAAGGAACTTATAAAGATAAATTATATGCATTAGGATTAAGTGAATCTTCAGTAGTTTTATTTTATAACAAATCAATTATGAAAGATTTAGGAATTGATTTAGAAAGCAAAGTTACTCCAGAAAATCCTTTAACAATAGAAGAGGTTTATGACATAAGTAAAAAAGCTAAAGAAAATTTAGGAGTATATGGAATAAACTGGATAAACGATAAAGGAGAATGGATGACATACTGTTTTGGACAATTTTGGCTAAGTAATGGTACAAATATTGTTTCACCAGATGGATTCAAAAGTGAAGGATATATAAATAGTGAAGAAGGGATAAAAGCAGCTAAATATATTCAAAGTTTTGTAAATGATGGATTATTTAATATAGATCCATTGCCAACAGAATTTCAATTGGGAAAATCTGCATTTATGTTAGGAGGAACTTGGAATATAAAAGGATTTAAAGATTACAAAGATTTAGATTGGGGAATAACATATTTTCCAACATTAGGAAAAAATACATCTCCTAGTGGAAGTTGGGCGTTAAGTATATCTAAAGATAGTAAAAATCAAGAACAGGCTGCAGAGTTTATTAAATTTATAACGAATAAAGAAAACTCTTTAAGTTTGGCTAAAACTATATCAATGCCTGCTTCAAGAAAAAGTGCTCTTGAAAGTATAGAAGAATATGAAAATACTCAATTAAAAGTAATAAAAAATCAATTAAAAAACACTGCTATTCCTAGACCAGTAACACCAGCATATACAATTGTTACAGCTAAATTTGCTCAAGCTTTAAATGATATCATGATAGGAGCAGATGTGGAAAATTCTTTAAATAAAGCTGCTAAAGATATTGATTTAAATATTTCTAAAACTTTAAAAAAATAA
- a CDS encoding glycoside hydrolase family 32 protein: MNKPQFHFSPNKGWINDPNGLVFSNGKYHMFYQYYPEGLVWGPMHWGHTVSKDLLEWEELDIALYPDDLGMIFSGSAVKNKDSLIAFYTNHREEKGKQIQVQSMAVSKNEGVSWEKNISNPILEDTDEIDFRDPKVFFDSDSNSWIMILAAGNKANLYSSKDLMDWKLEQKFISNNIEKGIWECPDLFKVYNKEKEKAIWILKVDIVTEDKESNTYCFHGKFENKKFIEFLDDSPQKIDSGRDFYACQTWNNSPDERKIWIGWMSDWKYARNIPATDSRGFMTLPRELYYKECENKNILCQKPIHEFYLNLIDIKNDVGNYIQLNEIQNNDFNLILSNKFNEKIELEYSSKNKFFTLKRLNSGAVDFEESFKNDNKVLLLNNLNTMEIILDETSVEIFLNDGEEVLTSLIFPREKYHKVEILGINNQNLMSNLVLKKYIK; the protein is encoded by the coding sequence ATGAATAAACCGCAGTTTCACTTTTCTCCAAATAAAGGTTGGATAAATGATCCTAATGGATTAGTTTTTAGTAATGGAAAATATCATATGTTTTATCAATATTATCCAGAGGGATTAGTTTGGGGCCCAATGCATTGGGGGCATACAGTATCTAAAGATTTATTAGAATGGGAAGAGTTAGATATAGCACTTTATCCAGACGATTTAGGAATGATATTTTCAGGAAGTGCAGTAAAAAATAAAGATAGTTTAATAGCTTTTTATACTAATCATAGAGAAGAAAAAGGAAAGCAAATTCAAGTTCAAAGTATGGCTGTATCTAAAAATGAAGGAGTTAGTTGGGAAAAAAATATTTCAAATCCCATATTAGAAGATACAGATGAAATAGATTTTAGAGATCCAAAAGTTTTTTTTGATTCTGATTCAAATAGCTGGATTATGATTTTAGCAGCTGGAAATAAGGCTAATTTATATAGTTCTAAAGATTTAATGGATTGGAAATTAGAACAAAAATTTATTTCAAATAATATAGAAAAAGGGATTTGGGAATGTCCAGATTTATTTAAAGTTTATAATAAAGAAAAAGAAAAGGCAATTTGGATTTTAAAAGTTGATATAGTGACAGAAGATAAAGAATCTAATACATATTGTTTTCACGGTAAATTTGAAAATAAAAAATTTATAGAATTTTTAGATGATAGTCCACAAAAAATTGATAGTGGTAGAGATTTCTATGCTTGTCAAACTTGGAACAATAGTCCAGATGAACGAAAAATATGGATTGGGTGGATGAGTGATTGGAAATATGCAAGAAATATACCTGCAACAGATTCGAGAGGATTTATGACTTTACCAAGAGAATTATATTATAAAGAATGTGAAAATAAAAATATTTTATGTCAAAAACCAATTCATGAGTTTTATTTAAATTTAATTGACATAAAAAATGATGTCGGAAATTATATCCAGTTGAATGAAATACAAAATAATGATTTCAATCTTATATTAAGCAATAAATTTAATGAAAAAATAGAATTAGAATATTCTAGTAAAAATAAATTCTTTACATTAAAAAGATTAAATTCAGGAGCAGTAGATTTTGAAGAAAGTTTTAAAAATGACAATAAGGTTTTGCTTTTAAATAATTTAAATACAATGGAGATTATATTAGATGAAACATCGGTTGAAATTTTTCTAAATGATGGTGAGGAAGTTTTAACATCTTTAATTTTTCCAAGAGAAAAATATCATAAAGTGGAAATTTTAGGAATAAATAATCAAAATTTAATGAGCAATTTAGTGTTAAAAAAATATATAAAATAA
- a CDS encoding LacI family DNA-binding transcriptional regulator — MASLKDVALKAGVSPATVSRVINKSFLVEQQTKQKVIKAMEELGYSPNIMAQNLSKKENFLIGVIIQDICNPYFAGILKALENEIYDLGYNIIFLHSDSNLFKEKNCIKSIMKMRPDGIIITPIEWNSENILKLKNIDIPVVILTKIFEEFNGVAINHKEGGAQIARHFYDLGYDKIAYLGNNNDKFQGFQEELQFLNKKLYSYLEISLDKYDFKMAKFLVKEAIENYIKNNKELKFNAIFAENDILALELISVLKEFGKKVPEDIAVAGFDNSFFSEHFGITTVSQPINEISKLAVKILIDNIKNRNKVLERIELTPRLLPRNSTMILK; from the coding sequence ATGGCAAGTTTAAAAGATGTAGCTTTAAAAGCTGGTGTTTCTCCTGCAACAGTTTCAAGAGTTATAAATAAAAGTTTTTTAGTAGAGCAACAAACAAAACAGAAGGTTATAAAAGCAATGGAAGAATTAGGGTATTCACCAAATATAATGGCACAAAATTTATCTAAAAAAGAAAATTTTTTAATAGGAGTTATAATTCAAGATATATGTAATCCCTATTTTGCAGGTATTTTGAAGGCATTAGAAAATGAAATTTATGATTTAGGTTATAATATAATATTTTTACATAGTGATAGTAATTTATTTAAAGAAAAAAATTGTATAAAATCTATCATGAAAATGCGTCCTGATGGAATTATAATAACACCAATCGAATGGAATTCAGAAAATATATTAAAATTAAAAAATATAGATATTCCGGTTGTAATCTTAACAAAAATATTTGAAGAATTTAATGGAGTAGCGATTAATCATAAAGAAGGAGGAGCTCAAATAGCTAGACATTTTTATGATTTAGGATATGATAAGATTGCTTATTTAGGAAATAATAATGATAAATTTCAAGGATTTCAAGAAGAATTACAATTTCTAAATAAAAAATTATATTCGTATTTAGAAATAAGTTTGGATAAATATGATTTTAAAATGGCAAAATTTTTAGTTAAAGAAGCCATTGAAAATTATATAAAAAATAATAAAGAGTTAAAATTTAATGCTATATTTGCAGAAAATGATATCTTAGCTTTAGAATTAATTAGTGTGTTGAAAGAATTTGGAAAAAAAGTACCAGAAGATATAGCGGTAGCTGGATTTGATAATAGTTTTTTTTCGGAGCACTTTGGAATAACTACAGTTTCTCAACCAATTAATGAAATTTCCAAATTGGCTGTTAAAATTTTAATTGATAATATTAAAAATAGGAATAAAGTATTAGAAAGAATTGAATTAACACCAAGATTATTACCAAGGAATTCTACAATGATATTAAAATAG